The following proteins are encoded in a genomic region of Streptomyces gobiensis:
- a CDS encoding ACT domain-containing protein, with translation MAGERDLAKLLSGMRPDLNPGPYVFTTVTGEPPAGVNPVVTVAESEGLTLVVPKEEADAAGLDYGYVAGWITLRVHSALEAVGLTAAVAAELAEAGLSCNVVAGYHHDHLFVPYERASVAIAVLEDLAGKSR, from the coding sequence ATGGCAGGTGAGCGTGATCTGGCGAAGCTACTCAGTGGTATGCGGCCCGATCTGAACCCAGGCCCCTATGTGTTCACCACGGTGACCGGGGAGCCGCCCGCAGGGGTGAACCCGGTGGTGACCGTCGCGGAGAGCGAGGGGCTGACCCTGGTCGTGCCCAAGGAGGAGGCGGATGCGGCGGGGCTCGACTACGGCTATGTGGCGGGCTGGATCACGCTGCGTGTGCACTCCGCGCTGGAGGCGGTAGGGCTGACCGCGGCCGTGGCCGCCGAACTGGCCGAGGCCGGACTGAGCTGCAATGTCGTGGCGGGATACCACCACGATCACCTCTTCGTGCCCTACGAAAGGGCGTCCGTGGCCATCGCGGTGCTGGAAGACCTGGCGGGGAAATCGCGCTAG
- a CDS encoding phytoene desaturase family protein, protein MPARSHYDVVIIGGGHNGLVAAAYLARAGRTVLLLERLGHTGGAAVSSRAFPGVDARLSRYSYLVSLLPQRILDDLGLRFTVRQRTVSSYTPVDRGGRVTGLLVSGDTARTRAAFARLTGSDQEFDAWQRFYAMTRRAAGRIFPTLTEPLPTRAELRARLDDEEAWQTLFERPIGETIEERFADDLVRGVVLTDALIGTFSHAHDPSLRQNRCFLYHVIGGGTGDWDVPVGGMGALTDALATTARSAGAELATGHEATAVATDGAAAEVSYRTADTESTVAARHVLVGAAPHVLAGLLGEDPPPEAEGAQLKVNMLLRRLPRLKDRSVDPREAFAGTFHIAEAYGALETAYQQAAAGQLPQAPPAEIYCHSLTDPTVLGTQLAREGFQTLTLFGLHTPARLFAADNASVRDALCGAALAQLDACLAEPIADCLAQDADGRPCIEAKTPLDLERELRLPGGHIFHRDLAFPYADETTGRWGVRTAYANVLLCGAGAVRGGGVSGIPGHNAAMAVLEEGQGKEQRQRN, encoded by the coding sequence ATGCCAGCCCGCTCCCATTATGACGTTGTGATCATCGGTGGCGGCCATAACGGCCTGGTCGCCGCCGCATATCTGGCACGCGCCGGCCGCACCGTGCTCCTCCTGGAACGCCTCGGCCACACCGGCGGCGCCGCCGTCTCCAGCCGCGCCTTCCCGGGTGTCGACGCCCGGCTCTCCCGGTATTCGTACCTGGTCAGTCTGTTGCCGCAGCGCATCCTGGATGACTTGGGACTGCGCTTCACGGTACGTCAACGGACCGTGTCCTCCTATACGCCGGTGGACCGCGGGGGCCGGGTCACCGGCCTGCTGGTGAGCGGGGACACGGCCCGTACCCGGGCGGCGTTCGCCCGTCTTACCGGATCCGACCAGGAGTTCGATGCCTGGCAGCGCTTCTACGCTATGACCCGGCGCGCGGCGGGCCGGATCTTTCCCACGCTGACCGAGCCGCTGCCCACCCGCGCCGAGCTCCGTGCCCGGCTTGACGACGAGGAGGCCTGGCAGACGCTGTTCGAACGGCCCATCGGCGAGACGATCGAGGAGCGGTTCGCCGACGACCTCGTCCGGGGCGTCGTCCTCACCGACGCACTGATCGGCACCTTCTCGCACGCGCATGACCCTTCGCTGCGGCAGAACCGCTGCTTCCTCTACCACGTGATCGGTGGTGGCACCGGAGACTGGGATGTGCCCGTGGGCGGTATGGGCGCGCTCACGGACGCACTCGCCACTACGGCCCGTAGCGCGGGCGCCGAGCTCGCCACCGGCCATGAGGCCACCGCTGTCGCTACGGACGGCGCCGCCGCCGAGGTCAGCTACCGCACCGCGGACACCGAATCCACGGTTGCCGCCCGCCATGTCCTGGTGGGCGCCGCACCTCACGTCCTGGCCGGGCTGCTGGGCGAGGATCCGCCGCCGGAGGCCGAGGGAGCCCAGCTCAAGGTCAATATGCTGCTGCGGCGGCTGCCCCGGCTGAAGGACCGCTCCGTCGATCCCAGGGAGGCCTTCGCGGGGACCTTTCATATCGCCGAGGCATACGGCGCCCTGGAGACCGCGTACCAGCAGGCAGCCGCCGGTCAGCTGCCGCAGGCCCCGCCCGCGGAGATCTACTGCCACTCCCTCACTGACCCCACCGTCCTCGGAACTCAGCTGGCCCGTGAGGGTTTCCAGACCCTTACGCTCTTCGGCCTGCACACACCCGCCCGGCTCTTCGCGGCGGACAACGCCAGCGTGCGGGACGCCCTCTGCGGAGCAGCACTCGCCCAGCTTGACGCCTGCCTTGCCGAGCCGATCGCTGACTGTCTGGCCCAGGACGCTGACGGGCGCCCCTGTATCGAGGCGAAGACCCCGCTCGATCTGGAACGCGAACTACGGCTTCCCGGCGGCCATATCTTCCACCGTGATCTCGCCTTCCCGTATGCCGACGAGACCACCGGGCGCTGGGGCGTGCGGACCGCTTACGCCAATGTGCTGCTGTGCGGGGCGGGCGCGGTACGAGGCGGCGGCGTGAGCGGTATCCCGGGACACAACGCCGCGATGGCCGTCCTGGAGGAGGGCCAGGGGAAGGAGCAACGGCAAAGAAACTGA
- a CDS encoding DUF397 domain-containing protein: MAESTTTEQPQLDLTSAQWQSSSQGSGQVQIAFVEGYIAMRNGRNPDGPALIFPPGEWRAFVLGARDGEFDLT; encoded by the coding sequence GTGGCCGAGAGCACCACCACCGAACAGCCGCAGCTCGATCTGACCAGCGCTCAGTGGCAGTCGAGCAGTCAGGGATCAGGCCAGGTCCAGATCGCCTTTGTCGAGGGCTATATCGCCATGCGCAACGGCCGCAATCCCGACGGCCCCGCGCTGATCTTCCCACCCGGTGAGTGGCGCGCCTTCGTCCTGGGCGCCCGCGACGGCGAATTCGACCTGACCTAG
- a CDS encoding NAD(P)H-dependent flavin oxidoreductase, giving the protein MQTELSKRLGIAHAIFGFTPFPAVAAAITRAGGLGVLGAVRYTAGEELARDLDWMQKHTDGLPYGLDVVMPAKKVEDVTETDVEAMIPEGHRRFVRDTLAKHGVPDLPEGEASGWRITGWMEQVARSQLDVAFDYPVRLLANALGSPPADVIERAHQHDILVAALAGSARHAGHHKDAGIDIVVAQGYEAGGHTGEIASMVLTPEVVRAVDPLPVLAAGGIGSGEQIAAGLALGAQGAWLGSIWLTTLEADLHSRKLTQKLLAAGSGDTVRSRALTGKPARQLRTEWTDAWEDAGSPGALPMPLQGLLVAEANSRIQQYEVEPLLGTPVGQIVGAMNSERSVQAVFDDLTRGFERAIDRVNRIAGRQ; this is encoded by the coding sequence ATGCAGACGGAGCTGAGCAAGAGGCTGGGCATAGCGCATGCCATCTTTGGCTTCACACCCTTTCCCGCTGTGGCCGCGGCGATCACCCGGGCCGGCGGGCTCGGGGTGCTCGGCGCGGTGCGGTACACCGCTGGTGAGGAGCTGGCACGCGACCTCGACTGGATGCAGAAGCACACCGACGGTCTGCCGTACGGCCTCGATGTCGTCATGCCCGCCAAGAAGGTCGAAGATGTGACAGAGACCGACGTCGAGGCGATGATCCCCGAGGGGCACCGCCGGTTCGTCAGGGACACCCTCGCCAAGCACGGCGTCCCCGACCTCCCCGAGGGGGAGGCCTCCGGCTGGCGGATCACGGGCTGGATGGAGCAGGTCGCCCGCTCACAGCTCGATGTCGCCTTCGACTATCCGGTCAGACTGCTCGCCAACGCCCTGGGCTCCCCGCCCGCCGATGTCATCGAACGGGCCCACCAGCACGACATCCTCGTCGCCGCGCTGGCGGGCAGCGCCCGGCACGCGGGCCACCACAAGGACGCGGGGATCGATATCGTCGTCGCCCAGGGCTACGAGGCGGGCGGCCACACAGGCGAGATCGCCTCCATGGTGCTCACCCCTGAAGTCGTACGGGCCGTGGATCCGCTGCCCGTCCTCGCCGCGGGCGGCATCGGCAGCGGCGAGCAGATCGCCGCGGGCCTCGCGCTCGGCGCCCAGGGTGCCTGGCTCGGCTCCATCTGGCTTACCACGCTGGAGGCTGACCTCCACTCCCGAAAGCTCACCCAGAAGCTGCTGGCCGCGGGCTCCGGTGACACCGTGCGCTCCCGTGCGCTGACCGGCAAGCCCGCCCGTCAGTTGCGCACCGAGTGGACCGACGCCTGGGAGGACGCCGGAAGTCCTGGAGCGTTGCCGATGCCGCTCCAGGGACTGCTGGTCGCCGAGGCCAACTCCCGTATCCAGCAGTACGAGGTCGAGCCGCTGCTGGGCACACCGGTGGGACAGATCGTCGGCGCCATGAACTCCGAGCGCAGCGTGCAAGCCGTCTTCGACGACCTGACCCGTGGCTTCGAGCGGGCCATCGACCGCGTCAACCGCATCGCCGGACGGCAGTGA
- a CDS encoding acyl-CoA synthetase → MSQPPNGFWAQAQQDPERVVLIAPDGARWTAARLHAECNRMVHGLRAAGLRPGDAFAVVLPNGVEFFTAYLAAAQAGFYVVPVNHHLIGPEIAWIVADSGAKVLLAHQRYGDAARAAADEAGLPDTHRYAVGDAAGFRPYAELLTGQPDGPPADRTSGWVMNYTSGTTGRPRGIRRPLSGTPPEETYLGGFLAIFGIKPFDNNVHLVCSPLYHTAVLQFAAASLHIGHRLVLMDKWTPEEMLRLIDNHRCTHTHMVPTQFHRLLALPAQIRSRYDVSSMRHAIHGAAPCPDHIKRAMIDWWGHCVEEYYAASEGGGAFATAEDWLKKPGTVGKSWPISELAIFDDDGNRLPPGELGTVYMKMSTGGFAYHKDEGKTRKNRIGEYFTVGDLGYLDEDGYLFLRDRKIDMIISGGVNIYPAEIEAALLTHPAVADAAAFGIPHDDWGEEVKAVVEPAEGHVPGPELAQAILARCAERLAGYKRPRSVDFIEVMPRDPNGKLYKRRLREPYWAGHQRPV, encoded by the coding sequence GTGTCCCAACCACCCAATGGCTTCTGGGCGCAGGCCCAGCAGGACCCCGAGCGGGTTGTCCTCATCGCCCCCGACGGCGCGCGGTGGACGGCCGCCCGGCTGCACGCGGAGTGCAACCGCATGGTGCACGGCCTGCGCGCCGCGGGGCTCCGGCCCGGTGACGCCTTCGCCGTGGTCCTGCCGAACGGCGTGGAGTTCTTCACCGCCTATCTCGCCGCGGCTCAGGCGGGCTTCTATGTGGTGCCCGTCAACCACCATCTCATCGGCCCCGAGATCGCCTGGATCGTCGCCGACTCCGGCGCCAAGGTCCTGCTCGCCCACCAGCGCTACGGCGACGCGGCACGGGCGGCCGCCGACGAGGCCGGACTGCCCGATACGCACCGCTACGCGGTCGGTGACGCGGCCGGATTCCGCCCCTACGCCGAGCTGCTGACCGGGCAGCCGGACGGTCCGCCCGCCGACCGGACCAGTGGCTGGGTCATGAACTACACCTCCGGCACCACCGGCCGCCCCCGCGGTATCCGCCGCCCGCTGTCCGGCACCCCACCGGAGGAGACATACCTGGGCGGTTTTCTCGCCATCTTCGGCATCAAGCCCTTCGACAACAACGTCCACCTGGTCTGTTCGCCCCTTTACCACACGGCCGTGCTCCAGTTCGCCGCCGCCTCACTGCACATCGGCCACCGGCTGGTGCTGATGGACAAGTGGACGCCCGAGGAGATGCTGCGGCTCATCGACAACCACCGCTGCACCCACACGCATATGGTCCCCACCCAGTTCCACCGGCTGCTGGCCCTGCCGGCACAGATACGGAGCAGGTACGACGTCTCCTCCATGCGGCACGCCATCCATGGCGCCGCGCCCTGCCCGGATCACATCAAACGGGCGATGATCGACTGGTGGGGCCACTGCGTGGAGGAGTACTACGCGGCGAGCGAGGGCGGCGGCGCCTTCGCCACGGCGGAGGACTGGCTCAAGAAACCCGGCACGGTCGGCAAGTCCTGGCCCATCAGTGAGCTGGCCATCTTCGACGACGACGGCAACCGGCTCCCGCCCGGTGAACTCGGCACGGTCTATATGAAGATGAGCACCGGCGGCTTCGCTTATCACAAGGATGAGGGCAAGACACGGAAGAACCGGATCGGGGAGTACTTCACCGTCGGTGATCTCGGCTATCTCGACGAGGACGGCTATCTCTTCCTCCGCGACCGCAAGATCGACATGATTATCTCGGGTGGCGTCAATATCTACCCCGCTGAGATCGAAGCGGCACTGCTGACCCACCCAGCTGTCGCTGACGCGGCCGCCTTCGGTATCCCGCACGATGACTGGGGCGAAGAGGTCAAGGCCGTGGTCGAACCGGCCGAGGGGCATGTGCCGGGGCCGGAGCTGGCCCAGGCGATCCTCGCCCGGTGTGCGGAGCGGCTCGCGGGCTACAAGCGCCCACGGTCGGTTGACTTCATCGAGGTCATGCCGCGTGACCCCAACGGCAAGCTCTATAAGCGGCGCCTGCGCGAACCCTACTGGGCCGGCCACCAGCGGCCGGTGTGA
- a CDS encoding crotonase/enoyl-CoA hydratase family protein: MGGTEHLTVERVGATLVLTLNRPEAKNALSLPMLVGLYDGWLQADADDEVRSIVLTGAGGTFCAGMDLKALAGDGKLAGERYRDRMKADPDLHWKAMLRHHRPRKPVIAAVEGHCVAGGTEILQGTDIRVAGDSAVFGLFEVRRGLFPIGGSTVRLQRQIPRTHALEMLLTGRPYGAAEAMRIGLIGHVVPDGGALENALEIAGRINDCGPLAVEAIKASVYETAQMTEEDGLKAELERGWPIFATDDAKAGARAFAEKRAPVYRRS, encoded by the coding sequence ATGGGCGGGACCGAACATCTCACCGTGGAGCGCGTGGGAGCGACACTCGTGCTCACGCTGAACCGGCCGGAGGCGAAGAACGCGCTCTCGCTGCCCATGCTGGTCGGGCTCTACGACGGCTGGCTGCAGGCCGACGCGGACGACGAGGTCCGTTCCATCGTACTGACCGGCGCGGGCGGTACCTTCTGCGCGGGCATGGACCTCAAGGCGCTGGCGGGTGACGGAAAACTGGCCGGAGAGCGCTACCGCGACCGGATGAAGGCCGACCCCGATCTGCACTGGAAGGCCATGCTGCGCCACCACCGCCCCCGTAAACCGGTGATCGCAGCCGTCGAGGGCCACTGTGTCGCGGGCGGCACCGAGATCCTGCAGGGCACCGACATCCGGGTAGCGGGGGACAGCGCCGTCTTCGGGCTGTTCGAGGTCAGACGCGGGCTGTTCCCCATCGGCGGCTCCACCGTACGGTTACAGCGGCAGATCCCCCGTACCCACGCACTGGAGATGCTGCTCACCGGACGCCCCTACGGCGCGGCCGAGGCGATGAGGATCGGGCTGATCGGCCATGTCGTCCCGGACGGCGGCGCTCTGGAGAACGCCCTGGAGATCGCCGGGCGGATCAACGACTGCGGGCCACTGGCCGTGGAGGCCATCAAGGCGTCCGTGTACGAGACCGCCCAGATGACCGAGGAAGACGGGCTCAAGGCGGAACTCGAACGCGGCTGGCCGATCTTCGCCACCGACGACGCCAAGGCCGGCGCACGGGCCTTCGCCGAGAAGCGCGCGCCTGTCTACCGGCGGTCCTGA
- a CDS encoding acyl-CoA synthetase — protein MEYNLADLFESIVDTVPDREALVYIDHPGTGAERRLTYGELDAAANRLAHHLAHHGIAPGEHVGLHLYNGIEYLQSALACLKIRAVPVNVNYRYVEEELVYLYRDADLAALVFDAEFTARVAATLPHTDRLRHLIRVGAAPEGATEPRIAPVAFPDAEASGSPGRGFGRRSGDDQFIIYTGGTTGMPKGVMWRSEDLFFAGLGGGAPTGEPVSRPEELAERVAAGGDGLVFFPTPPLMHGTSTLTAFIAFNFGQKVVIHRKYVPQEVLRTIEREKVTSLSLVGDAMMRPLVDLLSGPLKDTDCSSLFSVSSSGAILSDTVRAQFTELVPNAMLLNNFGSSESGFNGTATADSGPEKGFRISINAGTAVVDPVTHQPVEPGAVGRIALRGHVPLGYYNDPEKTAGTFFEADGARWVLLGDMATVDEEGIVTVLGRGSQCINTGGEKVFPEEVEQALKAHPDIYDALVAGVPDERWGSRVAAVIQLRDSAAPLSADAVQRHCRTRLAGYKVPRTVVFSDAIQRSPSGKADYRWAKSVAEAAG, from the coding sequence GTGGAGTACAACCTGGCCGATCTGTTTGAGTCGATCGTCGATACGGTCCCCGACCGTGAGGCGCTGGTGTACATCGACCATCCCGGCACGGGCGCGGAGCGCCGCCTGACCTACGGTGAACTGGACGCGGCCGCGAACCGGCTCGCCCACCACCTGGCCCACCACGGCATCGCACCCGGTGAGCATGTGGGGCTGCATCTCTACAACGGCATCGAGTATCTGCAGTCAGCGCTCGCCTGTCTGAAGATCCGCGCGGTGCCGGTCAATGTGAACTACCGCTATGTGGAAGAAGAGCTGGTCTATCTCTACCGGGACGCGGATCTGGCCGCCCTGGTCTTCGATGCCGAGTTCACCGCCCGGGTCGCCGCCACGCTGCCGCACACCGACCGGCTGCGCCACCTCATACGGGTCGGCGCGGCGCCCGAGGGCGCCACTGAACCGCGTATCGCGCCAGTCGCTTTCCCGGACGCGGAGGCCTCCGGATCTCCCGGGCGGGGCTTCGGCAGACGCTCGGGAGACGACCAGTTCATCATCTATACCGGCGGGACCACCGGTATGCCCAAGGGCGTCATGTGGCGCTCGGAAGATCTGTTCTTCGCCGGACTGGGCGGCGGCGCACCGACCGGTGAGCCGGTCTCCCGGCCCGAAGAACTAGCCGAGCGGGTCGCCGCGGGCGGCGATGGGCTGGTCTTCTTCCCCACCCCGCCGCTTATGCACGGCACCTCGACACTGACCGCCTTTATCGCCTTCAACTTCGGCCAGAAGGTGGTCATCCACCGTAAGTACGTCCCTCAGGAGGTGCTGCGCACCATCGAGCGGGAGAAGGTCACCAGCCTCTCGCTGGTCGGCGACGCGATGATGCGGCCACTGGTCGACTTGCTGTCCGGACCGCTGAAGGACACCGACTGCTCCTCGCTGTTCAGCGTCTCCAGCTCCGGTGCGATCCTCTCCGACACAGTGCGCGCACAGTTCACCGAGCTGGTCCCGAACGCCATGCTGCTGAACAACTTCGGCTCCTCCGAGTCCGGTTTCAATGGCACAGCGACCGCGGACTCCGGTCCCGAGAAGGGCTTCCGGATCAGTATCAACGCCGGTACGGCCGTGGTCGACCCCGTAACGCACCAGCCGGTCGAGCCCGGTGCGGTGGGCCGTATCGCTCTGCGCGGGCATGTCCCGCTGGGCTACTACAACGACCCCGAGAAGACCGCCGGGACCTTCTTCGAGGCCGACGGCGCACGATGGGTACTGCTCGGCGATATGGCCACCGTCGACGAGGAGGGCATCGTCACCGTGCTGGGACGTGGTTCGCAGTGCATCAACACCGGTGGCGAGAAGGTTTTCCCGGAGGAGGTCGAGCAGGCGCTCAAGGCCCATCCCGATATCTATGACGCGCTCGTCGCCGGAGTCCCGGACGAACGGTGGGGCAGCAGGGTAGCGGCCGTGATACAGCTCCGGGACAGCGCGGCGCCGCTGTCGGCGGACGCCGTCCAGCGCCACTGCCGTACCCGGCTGGCGGGGTACAAGGTGCCGCGTACGGTCGTCTTCAGCGACGCCATCCAGCGCTCCCCCAGCGGCAAGGCGGACTACCGCTGGGCGAAGTCGGTGGCCGAGGCGGCCGGCTAG
- a CDS encoding thiolase domain-containing protein, with the protein MSSAHKEPVAVTGIGQTKHAAARRDVSIAGLVREAAQRALDDAELSWTDIDAVVIGKAPDFFEGVMMPELYLADALGAVGKPMLRVHTAGSVGGSTTLVATSLVAARVHRTVLTVAFEKQSESNAMWGLSLPIPFQQPLLAGAGGFFAPHIRAYTRRTGAPDTIGSLVAYKDRRNALKNPYAHLHEWDITLEKVRSAPMLWDPIRYSETCPSSDGACAMVLTDTRGAARSPRPPAWVHGGAMRSEPTLFAGKDAVSPQAGKDCAADVYRQAGITDPRREIDAVEMYVPFSWYEPMWLENLGFATEGEGWKLTESGVTELDGDLPVNPSGGVLSSNPIGASGMIRFAEAALQVRGEAGEHQVDGARKALGHAYGGGSQFFSMWLVGADRPSA; encoded by the coding sequence GTGAGCAGCGCGCACAAGGAACCGGTGGCCGTCACAGGAATCGGCCAGACCAAGCACGCGGCCGCACGGCGCGATGTCTCCATCGCCGGACTGGTCCGGGAAGCCGCCCAGCGCGCCCTGGACGACGCCGAGCTGAGCTGGACGGACATCGACGCCGTCGTCATCGGCAAGGCCCCCGACTTCTTCGAGGGCGTGATGATGCCGGAGCTCTATCTGGCCGACGCGCTCGGTGCTGTCGGCAAGCCGATGCTGCGCGTGCACACCGCGGGCTCCGTCGGTGGCTCCACCACCCTGGTCGCCACGAGTCTGGTCGCCGCCCGGGTCCACCGCACCGTTCTCACCGTTGCCTTCGAGAAGCAGTCCGAGTCCAACGCGATGTGGGGCCTCTCGCTGCCCATCCCCTTCCAGCAGCCGCTGCTGGCCGGCGCGGGCGGTTTCTTCGCCCCGCATATCCGGGCCTATACGCGCCGCACCGGAGCCCCCGACACCATCGGTTCGCTCGTCGCGTACAAGGACCGGCGGAACGCCCTGAAGAACCCCTACGCCCACCTGCATGAGTGGGACATCACCCTGGAGAAGGTGCGGTCCGCACCGATGCTGTGGGACCCCATCCGCTACTCGGAGACCTGTCCGTCCTCGGACGGCGCCTGCGCGATGGTCCTCACCGATACCCGGGGTGCCGCCCGCTCCCCGCGGCCCCCCGCCTGGGTACACGGCGGGGCGATGCGCAGCGAACCGACCCTCTTCGCGGGCAAGGACGCCGTCTCCCCGCAGGCCGGGAAGGACTGCGCCGCCGATGTCTACCGGCAGGCCGGAATCACCGACCCACGCCGGGAGATTGATGCCGTCGAAATGTACGTCCCGTTCTCCTGGTACGAGCCGATGTGGCTGGAGAACCTTGGCTTCGCCACCGAGGGCGAGGGCTGGAAACTCACCGAGTCGGGCGTCACCGAACTCGACGGCGATCTCCCGGTCAACCCTTCGGGCGGCGTTCTCTCCAGCAACCCCATCGGGGCTTCCGGCATGATCCGCTTCGCGGAGGCAGCCCTCCAGGTCCGCGGCGAAGCAGGCGAGCACCAGGTCGACGGCGCCCGCAAGGCGCTGGGCCACGCCTATGGTGGCGGCTCTCAGTTCTTCTCCATGTGGCTCGTAGGAGCAGACCGGCCCAGCGCCTGA
- a CDS encoding Zn-ribbon domain-containing OB-fold protein yields MPDILSAPLVVEFPFTRSLGPVQSAFLTGLRERTVLGVRTSDGSVLVPPVEYDPKTAEEIRDLVEVAPTGTVTTWAWNPAPRRGQPLATPFAWVLVRLDGADSALLHALDAPGPDAVRTGMAVRIRWAAERTGAITDIACFEPGEGQPDTRARPHSGQFAEAVTGITAPARLDYTYSPGRAQTRYLDALAGHRTIGERCPACRKVYVPPRGACPTCGVPTDEQTEVGPKGTVTTFCIVNIKAKNLDIEVPYVYAHIALDGADLALHGRIAGIPADKVRMGLRVEPVWAEDGRYPDHYRPTGEPDADYDSYKELL; encoded by the coding sequence ATGCCAGACATCCTCAGCGCACCGCTCGTTGTCGAGTTCCCCTTCACCCGCTCCCTCGGCCCCGTGCAGAGCGCCTTCCTCACCGGCCTGCGCGAGCGCACCGTGCTCGGCGTACGGACCAGCGACGGCAGCGTGCTGGTGCCGCCCGTCGAGTACGACCCCAAGACCGCCGAAGAGATACGGGACCTGGTGGAGGTCGCTCCCACCGGCACCGTCACCACCTGGGCCTGGAACCCCGCACCCCGCCGGGGCCAGCCGCTGGCCACCCCGTTCGCCTGGGTACTGGTCAGGCTCGACGGCGCCGACAGCGCCCTGCTGCACGCCCTGGACGCACCCGGCCCCGACGCCGTACGGACGGGGATGGCAGTCCGTATCCGCTGGGCGGCGGAGCGCACCGGAGCGATCACCGATATCGCCTGCTTCGAGCCCGGCGAGGGCCAGCCCGACACCCGGGCGCGGCCACACAGCGGGCAGTTCGCGGAGGCGGTCACCGGCATCACCGCACCCGCCCGGCTCGACTACACCTACAGCCCCGGCCGTGCCCAGACCCGCTATCTGGACGCGCTCGCCGGCCACCGGACCATCGGCGAGCGCTGCCCCGCCTGCCGCAAGGTCTATGTCCCGCCGCGCGGCGCCTGCCCCACCTGCGGGGTGCCCACGGACGAACAGACCGAGGTGGGGCCGAAGGGCACCGTCACCACCTTCTGCATCGTCAACATCAAAGCGAAGAATCTCGATATCGAGGTCCCCTACGTCTACGCCCATATCGCCCTCGACGGTGCCGACCTCGCCCTGCACGGCCGGATCGCGGGCATCCCGGCGGACAAGGTGCGGATGGGGCTGCGGGTGGAGCCCGTCTGGGCCGAGGACGGCCGCTACCCCGACCACTACCGCCCCACCGGCGAGCCCGATGCCGACTACGACAGCTACAAGGAGCTGCTGTGA
- a CDS encoding thiolase domain-containing protein: MTRDQRYPREIAIVAFAQTDHTRSSAELSEVEMLMPVLRQVLGQTGLHTGEIDFTCSGSSDYLAGRAFSFTMALDGVGAWPPISESHVEMDGAWALYEAWVKILTGEAETALVYAFGKSSPGELRDVLSRQLDPYYVAPLWPDSVALAALQARTLIDAGETDERALAGIAARSRTAAQDNPHAQLRGSAAPDVLLEADHLVQPLRIHDTPPVSDGAAAVVLAAGDTARRLTDRPAWILGLDHRIEAHSLGVRDLTDSPSTRLAAERAGLFETGVDTAELHAPFTAQEIVLRKALRLDDTVRINPSGGALAANPVMAAGLIRLGEAAARISRGDSDRAVAHATSGPCLQQNLVAVLEGEAQ; this comes from the coding sequence GTGACGCGTGACCAGCGGTACCCACGGGAGATCGCCATCGTCGCCTTCGCACAGACGGACCACACCCGGTCCTCGGCCGAGCTGTCCGAGGTCGAGATGCTGATGCCGGTCCTGCGGCAGGTACTGGGCCAGACCGGCCTTCATACAGGGGAGATCGACTTCACCTGCTCCGGCTCCAGCGACTACCTGGCGGGCCGTGCCTTCTCCTTCACCATGGCACTCGACGGGGTCGGCGCCTGGCCGCCGATCTCCGAGTCCCATGTGGAGATGGACGGCGCCTGGGCGCTCTACGAGGCCTGGGTGAAGATCCTCACCGGTGAGGCCGAGACCGCCCTCGTCTACGCCTTCGGCAAGTCCTCGCCCGGCGAGCTGCGGGACGTCCTCTCCCGTCAACTCGATCCCTACTATGTCGCCCCGCTGTGGCCCGACTCCGTCGCGCTCGCCGCGCTGCAGGCGCGCACCCTCATCGACGCCGGGGAAACCGATGAGCGGGCCCTCGCCGGGATCGCCGCCCGCAGCCGCACCGCCGCCCAGGACAACCCGCACGCCCAGCTACGCGGCTCCGCCGCACCGGACGTGCTCCTCGAGGCGGACCACCTGGTCCAGCCCCTCCGCATCCACGACACCCCGCCCGTCAGCGACGGCGCCGCGGCCGTCGTCCTCGCCGCCGGGGACACCGCTCGCAGGCTCACCGACCGCCCCGCCTGGATCCTTGGCCTGGACCACCGCATCGAGGCCCACAGCCTGGGCGTGCGCGACCTCACCGACTCCCCGTCCACCCGGCTCGCCGCCGAACGCGCCGGACTCTTCGAGACCGGTGTCGACACCGCTGAACTGCACGCCCCCTTCACCGCCCAGGAAATCGTGCTGCGCAAGGCGCTACGGCTCGACGACACCGTCCGGATCAACCCCTCCGGCGGCGCGCTCGCCGCCAACCCGGTGATGGCCGCCGGTCTCATCCGGCTCGGCGAGGCCGCCGCCCGGATCAGCCGTGGCGACTCCGACCGGGCCGTCGCCCATGCCACCTCGGGCCCCTGTCTGCAGCAGAATCTGGTCGCCGTGCTGGAAGGAGAGGCCCAGTGA